In the Theobroma cacao cultivar B97-61/B2 chromosome 1, Criollo_cocoa_genome_V2, whole genome shotgun sequence genome, one interval contains:
- the LOC18614138 gene encoding rop guanine nucleotide exchange factor 3 encodes MDSMSNSDENYDLGYQPSPSSIDQNDQSTTGTPGHSPLSGDSFVYCRTYSETSAFSDPVDNHSCCSEASPSHWPPTRSGAQNQAVLSRLGTKQRKSNADDKLDDQESLDLELDMMKERFAKLLLGEDMSGSGKGVCTAVTISNAITNLYATVFGQNLRLEPLNPEKKALWKREMDCLLSVCDYIVEFSSKSQNLCNGTAVEIMESRQRSDIYINLPALRKLDAMLIEILDSFQDREFWYAEQGSMSSNSTRTGSFRRVVQRNDEKWWVPVPCVPPTGLSEKARKCLRHKRDCANQIHKAAMAINSGVLAEMEIPDSYMASLPKSGRASIGDPIYRFMYTTEKFSPDYLLDCLNIASEHEALELADRVEASMYTWRRKACMSHSKSSWGMVKDLMSDVDRSDKNHILAERAESLLFALKQRYPELAQTSLDTCKIQYNRDVGQAILESYSRVLEGLAFNIVAWVEDVLFVDRTIRNQE; translated from the exons ATGGACAGCATGTCAAATTCTGATGAAAATTATGATCTGGGATATCAGCCTTCTCCTTCTTCTATTGATCAAAATGATCAATCAACTACAGGAACTCCAGGGCACTCACCGCTGAGTGGTGATTCTTTCGTGTATTGTCGGACTTATTCTGAGACCTCTGCATTTTCAGACCCTGTTGATAATCACAGTTGTTGTAGTGAAGCTTCACCTTCTCACTGGCCACCCACAAGATCCGGGGCTCAGAATCAAGCTGTTCTTAGCAGGCTTGGAACGAAGCAGCGAAAAAGTAATGCGGATGACAAGCTTGATGATCAGGAGTCATTGGATTTAG AGCTTGATATGATGAAGGAAAGATTTGCAAAACTTTTACTTGGAGAAGACATGTCAGGAAGTGGGAAAGGGGTCTGCACTGCGGTTACAATCTCGAATGCCATAACCAATCTCTATG CAACTGTCTTTGGGCAAAATTTGAGGTTGGAGCCTTTGAACCCCGAAAAAAAGGCACTGTGGAAAAGAGAAATGGACTGTCTTTTATCTGTCTGCGATTACATTGTGGAATTTTCTTCCAAATCACAGAATTTGTGTAATGGAACAGCTGTTGAG ATAATGGAGAGCAGACAAAGATCAGATATTTATATCAATCTTCCTGCACTGAGAAAGTTGGATGCAATGCTCATT GAAATACTGGATAGCTTCCAGGACAGAGAATTCTGGTATGCAGAGCAAGGGAGCATGTCCTCGAATTCGACTCGTACTGGCTCCTTTCGAAGGGTTGTTCAGAGAAATGATGAGAAATGGTGGGTTCCAGTGCCATGCGTTCCTCCAACTGGTCTCTCTGAGAAAGCAAGGAAGTGCTTGCGACACAAACGTGACTGTGCTAATCAAATTCACAAGGCAGCTATGGCTATCAACAGTGGTGTTCTTGCTGAGATGGAGATTCCAGACTCATACATGGCATCCCTTCCAAAG AGCGGAAGAGCCAGTATTGGAGACCCAATTTACCGCTTCATGTACACGACAGAAAAATTCTCCCCTGACTACCTGCTTGATTGTCTCAATATAGCATCCGAACATGAGGCACTTGAGCTTGCAGACCGCGTTGAAGCATCAATGTATACATGGAGACGTAAAGCATGCATGAGCCACTCAAAATCATCATGGGGAATGGTAAAGGACCTCATGTCTGATGTTGATCGAAGTGACAAGAATCATATATTGGCTGAAAGAGCAGAGAGCTTGTTATTTGCCTTGAAGCAGAGGTATCCTGAACTTGCACAGACGTCATTGGACACATGCAAGATTCAATACAATCGG GATGTGGGGCAAGCAATCCTGGAGAGCTACTCAAGAGTTTTAGAAGGTCTTGCTTTTAACATTGTTGCTTGGGTTGAAGATGTCCTTTTTGTAGACAGAACAATAAGAAACCAAGAGTAA